One window from the genome of Pseudalkalibacillus hwajinpoensis encodes:
- a CDS encoding LacI family DNA-binding transcriptional regulator → MATIADVAHYTGLSRATVSRVINDYPHVTKDKRELVHKAMRELGYFPNTSARNLRNRRTNLVAVLIPRLTNPFFTLVLNGIESVAEANGFQLIICQTKSSKKKELEYLNLLQTKQVDGVIFTSIENNWEEIQSYTAHGPIILCNEYHHDATVPMVRLNQVQGSYLGTKHLIERGHKRIAYCMGSTSGLSNDRRKGVFQAIEEAGLEIKPEWIFQDTYTMEDGVRTFNKILELTERPTAIFTGGDEVAAAMVKEAKRNGLDVPKDIAILGFDDQPIASLIEPELTTIYQPGAEIGGQAMTIFIDCLKGQCERTTQSVKELPLSLVIRNST, encoded by the coding sequence ATGGCAACAATTGCTGATGTCGCACACTATACAGGTCTATCACGAGCGACTGTGTCACGTGTCATCAATGATTATCCACACGTAACTAAAGACAAGCGTGAATTAGTTCATAAGGCAATGAGGGAACTAGGTTACTTTCCTAATACATCAGCTAGAAACTTGCGAAATCGAAGAACAAATCTAGTAGCTGTGTTAATTCCAAGATTAACGAATCCGTTTTTTACACTGGTTCTTAATGGAATTGAAAGCGTGGCTGAAGCGAATGGATTTCAATTGATCATTTGTCAGACGAAATCTAGTAAAAAGAAGGAACTCGAATACTTGAATTTGTTACAGACGAAGCAAGTTGATGGTGTTATTTTCACTTCGATTGAAAATAATTGGGAAGAAATTCAGTCCTACACGGCACATGGACCGATTATACTTTGTAATGAATATCATCACGATGCGACGGTACCAATGGTTCGATTGAATCAAGTTCAGGGGAGTTATTTAGGAACAAAGCATTTAATTGAGCGAGGACATAAGCGGATTGCTTATTGTATGGGCTCAACAAGCGGGTTGTCTAATGATCGCCGTAAAGGAGTCTTTCAAGCGATTGAAGAAGCTGGCCTAGAAATAAAGCCAGAATGGATCTTCCAAGATACATACACAATGGAAGACGGCGTAAGAACGTTTAACAAAATTCTTGAATTAACTGAACGACCAACGGCTATCTTTACCGGAGGAGATGAAGTGGCAGCTGCAATGGTGAAGGAAGCAAAGCGAAATGGATTAGATGTTCCGAAAGATATAGCGATACTCGGATTTGACGATCAGCCAATTGCCAGCTTAATTGAGCCAGAGCTAACAACTATTTATCAACCCGGGGCTGAAATTGGCGGACAAGCTATGACTATTTTTATTGACTGTTTAAAAGGGCAGTGTGAGCGTACTACTCAAAGTGTTAAAGAATTACCACTATCGCTTGTTATTCGTAACTCTACATAA
- a CDS encoding ABC transporter substrate-binding protein: protein MRIMKNSKLLFIVLALILVLSACSSSNNSSSNNNSSGDENASSGDEEKVTLVYARGKDATGSTDVMVEEFMKQNPNIEIEFREMPTDTGAQHDAYVTMLNAESSEIDVFDIDVIWPAEFAQAGYVLPLDRFIEKDGINMDDYNQGPVTAATFNGKQWAMPKFIDTGMLFYRSDLVSEAPKTWDDLMTQASELKGEDGTKFGYLMQAKQYEGLVTNAVEFVGSYGGAFIDENGEVVINSPEAIKGISKMVEIANSDFVPGNINTFTEVESHTAFIEGQSPFIRNWPYQFALANDEEQSKIVGNVEVAPLPEGDAGSASALGGWMAAINNFSEHPQEAWEFLKFMTGKEGQKIDAIKGSHAPTIPALFEDEEIIEANPFFGEEGFQTALEAAVSRPVAPNYPEISEIIQIHISKAIAGEETPEEAAAAMEKEMNEKLEK, encoded by the coding sequence ATGCGAATTATGAAGAATAGTAAACTACTTTTTATCGTTTTGGCTCTTATTCTAGTTCTATCGGCATGTAGTTCTTCAAACAATTCTTCAAGTAATAACAACAGCTCTGGTGATGAAAATGCAAGTTCAGGTGACGAAGAGAAAGTAACACTAGTTTATGCGCGTGGTAAAGATGCTACTGGATCAACCGATGTAATGGTTGAGGAATTTATGAAGCAAAACCCGAATATCGAAATCGAATTCCGCGAGATGCCGACCGACACAGGAGCACAACATGATGCTTATGTCACAATGTTGAACGCTGAATCATCAGAAATTGATGTATTCGATATCGATGTAATCTGGCCAGCTGAATTCGCTCAAGCAGGATATGTGCTTCCATTAGACCGTTTTATTGAAAAAGACGGTATTAACATGGACGACTACAACCAGGGACCAGTTACGGCAGCAACTTTTAACGGAAAGCAGTGGGCGATGCCTAAATTCATTGATACTGGTATGCTTTTCTATCGCTCTGACTTAGTATCTGAAGCTCCAAAAACGTGGGATGACTTGATGACTCAAGCTTCTGAGTTAAAAGGTGAAGACGGTACCAAGTTTGGTTACCTCATGCAAGCGAAGCAATATGAAGGTCTTGTAACAAACGCAGTTGAATTTGTCGGTTCTTACGGCGGTGCGTTTATTGATGAGAATGGAGAAGTTGTTATCAATAGCCCTGAAGCGATCAAAGGTATTTCAAAAATGGTTGAAATCGCAAACTCTGATTTCGTTCCAGGTAACATCAATACGTTTACTGAAGTAGAATCTCATACTGCGTTTATTGAAGGTCAATCTCCATTTATCCGTAACTGGCCATATCAGTTCGCACTTGCAAATGATGAAGAACAGTCTAAGATTGTTGGAAACGTAGAAGTAGCTCCACTTCCTGAAGGTGACGCTGGTTCTGCTTCAGCCCTTGGCGGTTGGATGGCAGCCATCAATAATTTCTCTGAACATCCTCAAGAAGCATGGGAGTTCTTGAAGTTTATGACTGGTAAAGAAGGACAAAAGATTGATGCAATTAAAGGTTCACACGCTCCAACAATCCCTGCTTTGTTCGAAGATGAAGAAATTATCGAAGCGAACCCATTCTTTGGAGAAGAAGGATTCCAAACAGCACTTGAAGCAGCGGTTTCACGACCTGTAGCACCAAACTACCCTGAAATCTCTGAAATCATCCAAATTCACATTTCTAAAGCGATCGCAGGAGAAGAAACTCCTGAAGAAGCAGCGGCTGCAATGGAAAAAGAAATGAATGAAAAGCTAGAAAAATAA
- a CDS encoding carbohydrate ABC transporter permease — protein MQTDIDPKEPIKVDNQPKKKKKNDAVVGYLLLAPALILILAISIWPVFQSFYFSLFDLRLNEPTKSEVHLDYQIDLDRYLQNYPFLVGAINSEIDNGNSSEELTEMKTTLENLDASIKENPQAAENYDVINEKLDKFENIPDDMKYVEIDESVAEDFTSSVKAINNDLMTINENGSLEKGDKIVGLSSALTEIVVEPNFIGLEHYKENLTDQRMWKSLWNTSVFTFISVLAELILGLAIALLINKAFLGRGLIRASILIPWAIPTAVAALMWKFLYDGQNGIVAKLFEDVGLIDRMSMLLTTDTGAMFSVIFADVWKTTPYMALLLLAGLQTIPSSLYEAASIDGASKWKQFVNITLPLLKTSLLVALLFRTLDAFRVFDLIYVLTGGGPANSTETISMLAYTLMFTQTNFGEGSAISVVVFICVAIISGIFIKLLGAELINDGTGKK, from the coding sequence ATGCAGACAGATATCGATCCAAAAGAGCCTATTAAAGTGGACAACCAGCCCAAAAAGAAGAAAAAAAACGATGCGGTTGTCGGTTATTTACTTCTTGCCCCGGCACTGATCCTTATTCTAGCGATTTCTATTTGGCCAGTTTTCCAGTCATTTTATTTTAGTCTTTTCGACCTTCGTCTCAATGAACCAACTAAATCAGAAGTCCATCTCGATTATCAAATTGACCTAGACCGCTATTTGCAAAACTATCCCTTCCTAGTCGGGGCAATTAATTCTGAAATTGATAATGGAAATTCAAGTGAAGAGCTGACCGAGATGAAAACAACATTAGAAAATCTCGATGCCAGTATTAAAGAAAACCCGCAAGCAGCAGAAAATTATGACGTGATTAATGAAAAGCTAGACAAGTTTGAAAATATTCCTGACGATATGAAGTACGTTGAAATTGATGAAAGCGTAGCAGAGGATTTTACGTCTTCCGTTAAAGCAATCAATAATGATTTAATGACGATCAATGAAAATGGAAGTTTGGAAAAAGGCGATAAGATTGTTGGTTTATCATCCGCACTAACTGAAATTGTTGTTGAACCGAACTTCATTGGACTTGAGCATTACAAAGAAAATTTAACTGATCAGCGGATGTGGAAGTCTCTTTGGAACACGAGTGTATTTACATTTATTTCTGTTCTAGCTGAGCTCATACTTGGTCTAGCGATTGCTCTCCTTATTAACAAAGCTTTCTTAGGGCGAGGATTAATTCGTGCAAGTATCCTAATTCCGTGGGCGATTCCAACAGCGGTAGCAGCCCTCATGTGGAAGTTCCTTTATGATGGTCAAAACGGTATTGTAGCGAAGCTCTTTGAAGATGTTGGATTGATCGATCGCATGTCGATGCTTCTCACTACGGATACAGGTGCAATGTTCTCCGTTATCTTTGCTGATGTTTGGAAAACGACCCCTTACATGGCTTTGCTTCTTCTAGCAGGACTTCAAACGATTCCATCTTCACTTTATGAAGCAGCGTCCATTGATGGGGCAAGTAAATGGAAGCAGTTTGTTAATATCACACTGCCGCTACTAAAAACTAGTCTTCTCGTTGCTCTCTTATTCCGGACTCTAGATGCATTCCGAGTGTTTGACTTAATTTATGTATTAACTGGCGGAGGTCCAGCGAACTCAACCGAAACGATCTCAATGCTCGCTTATACATTGATGTTTACTCAGACTAACTTTGGTGAAGGTTCAGCTATTTCAGTTGTTGTTTTCATCTGTGTCGCCATTATTTCTGGAATCTTTATTAAATTACTCGGAGCTGAACTAATAAACGACGGAACTGGAAAGAAATGA
- a CDS encoding carbohydrate ABC transporter permease — protein MNKKAGPMFYVFLVVFVFVVMFPFLWMLASSIKPLTELFGEKAFNPFTNNPTLQNYVSVFVDYPFPRYLWNSTVVATITTVYTVLVASFAAYSIARLNFKGKPIILGIVLSVSMFPQVATISPIYIFLKNLGLTNSYLGLIIPYTTITLPLSIWLLVTFFRKIPFDLEEAAKIDGASLWQTYWRVIMPLAVPGIFTTAILVFIAAWNEFLFALTINTADKFKTVPVGIALFQGQYTIPWGEISAATVVVTVPLVIMVLIFQRRIVSGLTSGSVKE, from the coding sequence ATGAATAAGAAAGCGGGACCGATGTTTTACGTTTTCCTAGTTGTGTTTGTTTTTGTTGTCATGTTTCCGTTCTTATGGATGCTTGCAAGTTCGATTAAACCACTAACAGAGCTCTTTGGTGAAAAAGCGTTCAATCCTTTTACGAATAACCCAACTCTACAAAACTATGTATCCGTTTTCGTAGATTATCCTTTCCCTCGCTATCTATGGAACAGTACCGTTGTGGCGACGATTACGACTGTGTACACCGTTCTAGTCGCTTCATTCGCTGCTTATTCCATCGCGCGTCTGAATTTTAAAGGAAAACCGATTATATTGGGGATTGTCTTATCTGTATCCATGTTCCCACAAGTAGCGACGATTTCACCAATCTATATTTTTCTAAAAAACTTAGGTCTTACAAATAGCTATCTTGGCTTAATCATCCCGTACACAACAATCACGCTGCCATTATCGATCTGGCTTCTCGTTACGTTCTTCCGTAAAATTCCGTTCGATCTTGAAGAAGCAGCGAAGATCGATGGAGCATCATTATGGCAAACGTATTGGAGAGTCATTATGCCACTAGCAGTACCTGGTATTTTCACAACAGCCATTCTCGTATTTATTGCAGCATGGAATGAGTTCTTGTTTGCCCTTACGATTAACACGGCTGATAAGTTTAAAACGGTGCCGGTCGGAATTGCCCTATTCCAGGGTCAGTATACGATCCCGTGGGGAGAAATTTCAGCAGCGACTGTTGTTGTAACCGTTCCTCTTGTCATTATGGTATTGATTTTCCAAAGAAGAATTGTGTCAGGATTAACATCAGGTTCAGTTAAAGAATAG